From one Leishmania infantum JPCM5 genome chromosome 29 genomic stretch:
- a CDS encoding putative high mobility group protein homolog tdp-1, with product MSALPNGSIPADLEKSMLEIMHDVGLSTLSKNTLRRRLEAKYKMDFTPLTAEVDRLVGKLMTTPEIQRELAKIQKEKEDVSARRLKRERSPSSTKKSKKDKESARGKKEKKPDDYPKGALSPYIIFVNENREKLKAKHPDMKNTDLLSEMGNLWKKASEEEKSRYQKLADEDKLRYDREMAAYIARGGAVFKRGGKKAKREKKEKDPQAPKRALTAYFFFASDYRAKHANIPAKQQMSEAGAAWGKMSAEEKKPYEELAAKDKKRYEAECSGRGSKPSQPKAADSASSSSADSSSSDSDESD from the coding sequence ATGTCCGCCTTGCCCAACGGTTCCATTCCAGCCGACTTAGAGAAGTCGATGCTGGAGATCATGCACGATGTCGGTCTCAGTACGCTGAGCAAGAATActctgcgccggcgtctggAGGCCAAGTACAAGATGGACTTTACGCCTCTCACTGCGGAGGTGGACCGGTTAGTGGGCAAGCTGATGACCACCCCTGAGATTCAGCGGGAGCTGGCCAAGATtcagaaggagaaggaggacgTCAGCGCCCGCCGCTTGAAGCGTGAGCGCAgccccagcagcaccaaGAAATCTAAGAAAGACAAGGAAAGTGCGCGCGGGAAGAAGGAGAAAAAACCGGACGACTACCCGAAAGGTGCCCTCTCTCCGTACATTATCTTCGTGAACGAGAATCGCGAGAAGCTAAAGGCGAAGCACCCTGATATGAAGAACACCGATCTCCTTTCAGAGATGGGCAACTTGTGGAAAAAAGCTtccgaggaggagaagagccgCTATCAGAAGCTCGCAGATGAGGACAAGCTGCGTTACGATCGCGAGATGGCGGCTTACAtcgctcgcggcggcgctgtcttcaagcgcggcggcaagaaggcaaaaagggagaaaaaggagaaggacCCTCAAGCACCGAAGCGTGCTCTGACCGCGTACTTCTTCTTTGCCAGCGACTACCGCGCCAAGCACGCCAACATCCCCGCGAAGCAGCAGATGAGCGAGGCCGGCGCAGCGTGGGGCAAGATGTCTgcagaggagaagaagcCGTACGAGGAGCTGGCTGCCAAAGACAAGAAACGTTACGAGGCGGAATGCTCAGGTCGCGGCTCAAAGCCGTCTCAGCCGAAGGCTGCCGActctgcgtcgtcgtcttcggcagactcgagcagcagcgactcggATGAGAGCGACTAG
- a CDS encoding putative guanine deaminase, producing the protein MPVQAFLGTVFETPDRHTLNIIQDALVVVQDGTIEQVINPATDAATYASVLEAASAAGHLTRLQKGQYLIPGLIDLHVHAPQWPQLGMALDKSLDTWLQQYSFPLEARYKDLEFAEKSYSSLVSALLANGTTTVAYFASIHLEASLLLARICLEKGQRAVVGRVAMDLADQCPEYYRDASPKESVAQSEAFVQQVRALKGNTEGLVLPAVIPRFIPSCSDAALRGLGELAKSYGCHVQTHCSESDWEHNHVIERCGKHDALALDDFGLLTRRTVLAHCNYLSTEDMQLVKARGAAVGHCPLSNFYFSGAVFPLKKALDMGVHVGMGTDISGGPSASLFDACRYALAAGRALESGTDPCLSATERSQHSGARVSSVEAFFVATANGGISLDLKVGRIAPGYMFDVLVIDTTLPNSSLMIFEGIDTLEDVFQKIVYNAAPHNILRTYVNGRLVSQH; encoded by the coding sequence ATGCCTGTTCAGGCGTTTTTGGGAACCGTCTTTGAGACGCCGGACCGGCACACACTGAACATTATCCAGGACGCCCTGGTTGTGGTGCAAGACGGCACCATTGAACAGGTCATCAATCCGGCAACTGATGCTGCAACCTATGCAAGCGTGCTCGAGGCGGCTTCGGCCGCCGGCCACCTCACTCGCCTCCAGAAGGGCCAGTACCTGATCCCTGGACTCATTGATCTGCACGTCCACGCTCCGCAGTGGCCGCAGCTTGGCATGGCACTTGATAAGAGTTTGGATACGTGGCTGCAGCAGTACTCGTTCCCGTTGGAGGCGCGTTACAAAGATCTGGAGTTCGCGGAGAAGTCGTACAGCTCACTCGTgtccgcgctgctggcgaatggaacgacgacggtggcgtaCTTTGCGTCGATTCACCTAGAGGCCAGCCTGCTCCTTGCACGTATCTGCTTGGAGAAGGGACAGCGAGCAGTGGTGGGTCGTGTTGCAATGGACCTTGCTGATCAGTGCCCAGAGTACTACCGAGACGCCTCGCCGAAGGAGTCAGTGGCGCAGTCGGAGGCTTttgtgcagcaggtgcgcgcgctgAAGGGCAATACTGAAGGCCTCGTGCTCCCGGCGGTGATCCCTCGTTTCATTCCGAGTTgcagcgatgcggcgctACGTGGACTGGGTGAGCTGGCGAAGAGCTATGGCTGCCATGTGCAGACACACTGCTCCGAGAGTGATTGGGAGCACAACCATGTGATTGAGCGGTGCGGCAAGCATGACGCCCTTGCGCTCGATGACTTTGGACTTTTGACTCGACGGACTGTCCTGGCGCACTGCAACTACCTTTCCACGGAGGACATGCAACTGGTAAAGGCGCGCGGGGCAGCTGTGGGCCATTGCCCGCTGTCTAACTTCTACTTTTCTGGTGCGGTCTTCCCGTTGAAAAAGGCTTTGGACAtgggtgtgcatgtgggCATGGGCACGGACATCTCTGGAGGTCCGAGCGCCTCGCTGTTTGACGCGTGCCGCTACGCACTCGCGGCGGGCcgcgcgctggagagcggcaCCGATCCGTGTCTGAGTGCTACAGAGCGCAgccagcacagcggcgcccgcGTGAGCAGTGTGGAAGCGTTCTTCGTGGCTACTGCGAATGGTGGCATCTCCCTCGACCTCAAGGTCGGTCGCATCGCTCCCGGCTATATGTTCGACGTATTGGTGATCGACACCACGCTTCCGAACAGCAGCCTGATGATCTTCGAGGGCATCGACACCCTGGAGGACGTCTTCCAGAAGATCGTCTAcaacgcggcgccgcacaaCATTCTGCGAACATACGTGAATGGACGTCTGGTCTCGCAGCACTAA
- a CDS encoding putative ADP ribosylation factor 3: protein MGLLTLLRKLKKSETEPRMLILGLDNAGKTSILRKLSDEDPTTTQATQGFNIKSINCEGFKLNMWDIGGQKAIRTYWPNYYDEVDCLIYVVDAADRRRLEETAAELDTLLQEEKLREAPVLIFSNKCDLATALSPENVSTALNLHSLRDRTWSIQKCSAKTGEGLHEGLEWAVKNLKPK from the coding sequence ATGGGCCTTCTCACACTCCTTCGCAAGCTCAAAAAGAGCGAAACAGAGCCGCGCATGTTGATTTTGGGTCTCGATAATGCTGGAAAGACCTCAATTCTCCGCAAGCTGTCCGACGAAGACCCTACCACCACTCAGGCAACTCAGGGATTCAACATCAAATCCATCAACTGCGAGGGCTTTAAGCTGAACATGTGGGATATTGGTGGTCAAAAGGCGATCCGCACGTACTGGCCAAACTACTACGATGAAGTAGACTGCCTGATTTACGTCGTCGATGCTGCCGATCGGCGTCGCCtcgaggagacggcggcagAGCTCGACACGCTTCTGCAGGAAGAAAAGCTTCGGGAGGCTCCTGTGCTTATTTTCTCCAACAAGTGTGACCTCGCTACGGCACTGTCCCCGGAAAATGTAAGCACAGCACTCAATCTGCACAGCTTGCGCGATCGCACGTGGTCTATCCAGAAGTGCAGCGCGAAAACGGGCGAGGGCCTGCATGAAGGACTGGAGTGGGCGGTGAAGAACCTTAAGCCCAAGTGA